The region ACGTGACTTCAGGCTTTTGGCCGGAATGGTTTCATAATCGACTGTGTTGCCACCAGCAAATGTTGGAGTACAGGCAGGAGGCAGAATCGAGCCTTTGACCTTCATTTCCGCGGTCTCGGCAGCTTGGGCAGAGAAAGAAAACAACAAGGAAGCAGCAAGGGTGCAAAGCAGGGTGACTTGTTTGTTCATGATCATTTCCTTGAAATTCGGTGAATTGATACCGCGTTCGGAACGGCTGCTGCAATGGTCGAGATCTCGGCACATCGCTTCATTTCCATCCGTCCATCGTTTTTTACCTGGACCGTGCCATCAAAAATTAATCTGTCTTTTCTGATGAGATGTCTGAATCTTAAGAGTTGAGACTTCTCGTTGATATGAGAAAACTCTCAAAACCATCGAAAAACTTTCGCTAAATACTCGCAAAAGATTCCGTGTCGTCGTGAGTCCCGGTTCGGTGATCGTCTACGCCCGCAGGCCAAGGATTGTGGCTCGGCCCCAGCATGGATTAAAATGAGAAGCATTCTTATTATTGTCTGAGCTTTCCGGGGCAGAGGCTGTCCTGTTACCGGACGTTCAAGCCTTGGATCCGCCAAGTTTCGGCCTTGTTGCCAACGCGGACTTCCGGGCCGCCGGCAGCCTGGGTGATGGTATTAACCAGCCGATGGTCATGCTCCGACAACGGGGCAAGACCGCTTCGGCATTTTCTTGAAGCGACTCTATGCGTGCTGTTCTCGTCCTCCTTCATCGCTGGTTCGGTCTCGGCGTGGCGGTGTTCCTGTTTATTTCCGGCGCTACCGGTGCGATCATTTCCTGGGATCACGAGCTCGACGCCGCGCTCAATCCGACCTTGTTCCACGCCAACAGCGCCAATAGCGCCAACTCGGGCGGCGTAGCCGGCACGCCCAAACCAGGCCTGGAACTGGCCAACATCGTCGAAGCGCGCGAGCCGAAGCTGCGCGTCACTTACGTGATGAACGAGAGCGAGCCGGGCCACACCAGCAACATGATGATCGAGCCGCGCCTTGATCCGGCCACCGGCAAGCCGTATGAACTGGGCTACAACCAGATCGCCGTTGACCCGGTCACCGCTGAAATCCAGGGCAAGCGCATGTGGGGCGCGATTTCGCTGAGCCGCGAAAACCTGCTGCCGTTCCTCTACAAGCTGCACTACACGATGCATCTTCCCGAAGTCGGCGGCATCGAGCTCGGCATCTGGCTCATGGGCATTATCGGCATCGTCTGGGCATTGGATTGCTTCATTGCGCTGTGGCTGTCCTTCCCCAACCCGAAGAGCTGGCGCAAGTCGTTTGCCTTCCGCTGGAAAGAGGGCGGCCACAAACTCAACTTCGATCTGCATCGCTCAGGTGGCGTGTGGGTATGGGGCTTGCTTCTGATCCTGGCGGTGACCTCGGTGTCCATGAATCTCAACAACCAGGTCATGACGCCGATCATCAAGGTCTTCTCGACGGTGACACCGACCGCCTTTGACACCCGCACGCCGGTCGCGCCGGACAAGGTGGCGGAGCCCCGGATGTCGCGCGAGCAGGTTACCCGGCTTGCGATCGAGGAAGGCAAGCGTCGCGGCTTCGAGGCGCCGGCCGGCGGCGTGTTCTATTCATCGATGTTTGGGTTGTATGGCGTCGGGTTCTTCGAAGCAGGCAACGATCATGGCGACGTCGGCCTCGGCAACGCCTGGCTGTACTTCGATGCCGCCACCGGCGCACCGGCCGGCACGCGCATCCCGGGGACCGGCAGCGCCGGCGACTTGTTCATCCAGGCGCAATTTCCACTGCATTCAGGACGCATCCTCGGCTTGCCGGGCCGCATCTTCATTTCCTTCATGGGCGCGCTGGTGGCGATGTTGTCGGTGACCGGGGTGGTGATCTGGATGCGCAAGCGCAAGGCTCGCGTGGTGCAGAAACGCAAGGTGTGGGAGCAATCAGGCTCCGCCTCGCCGCAGCCGGGCGGCCGCGAAAGCGCTTCCTTGCCATAGTTTGAACAAGAGATAACCAAGGAGCCAAGGGCCGCGACGACCGGGGCCATGGCTGAGCGGCTCTTATCCTTGCCGCTTCATGTTTATCGTGCCGGCAGGTTGCGCGTGGTCCAGTACGATACGGCGTCGACCACGGTATCCATCATCTGGTCCGCATCGGTGGCCTTGTGAAGATAGCCGTTGGCGCCGAGCTCGTAGCTCTTGTTGATGTCTTCACGGTCGGTTGAGGTCGAGAACATCACCACCGGGATATGCGAGGTCGCCTTGTTGCCCTTGAGCATGCGCAGCAGATCGTGGCCGCTCAGGCGCGGCATGTTCAGGTCCAGCAGGATCAGAAAAGGGTGCAGGTCACGGCGCGCAGTGTATTCGTGACGGAACAGGAAATCCGAGGCCTTTTCAGGATCGTTGAACCAGGTCCATTTTTCGGTGAGTTTCATGCGCAGGATGGCGAAGCGGGCCAGTTCCGCCACTTCAGAACTGTCGTCCACCAAAAGAATGTCGGATTGTTGTAAGCCTTGCATGCTCATCGCCTTCACAAAATAAGAACCCAACCTGTTCACCGGGTTCATCGACACCCGGCAAGGACGACACGGCCCGCAGCCGATGTGTCGCGCTTGCCCGGTGTTGATGAGTCCATTTTGGCACGCTCGTACAGGATGGATATCGGGCAATTCCCTAAAACATACGTTTTGGTAGGTTGCTGGGTGAATGTTGAAAAATGGTGGACTTTGGCGACAGATAAACTACTTCATCGTTGCCGGGTCGTACCATCGCGCAGAATCACGCGCCGGAAGATGTCAGGCCTCCGGATGAATTTAACGATTCGTGATGTTTCTGATGCGATGCCTGAATTTTAGGATTTGAGATCGATGATTAATATGAGAAAACTCTCAAAAATATCGATGGAATTCGGTGTGGAGGCTTGAACTTATACGAAATTTGTTTCGCTCCAGCATTGCATCCAACCCCGCCGTCAATTCCTTCAAGGGCGGCATCGCCTTGTCGGCGTGATCCTTTGCGCTTAGCGATGTTGCCCGCAGCGCTAAGCGCTGCGGTATGGCTTCATTCATAGCTCATGACAAAGACCACCGCCCCGTTTGCCTGACCGGCGACGAGCCTGGTCGTGGACGCCGGCTTGACGTAGCGCGCGCCGATGGGTACCGAAAAGCTGTCGCCATCGTTCCTGACTGTGCTGTAGCCGCTCAGGGTCTGGGCAGTGTTGTAGGCGACGGGGGTGTTATTGTCGCCAAAGCTCATCTGGATGCCGATACCTTTCGCGGTCGTAGGGTCGCTCGGATTGTTGAGATTGAACACACTATTGGCTTGATCCAGCCAACCGGCTAGCGGCGTATTGAACTTGATCGTGACCTGAGTGAGGCCGACCGGGCAATCGTTGACATTGAGCGTGGCGTTGTTCCACCTGTCATTCACGGCGCCTGTCCTATTAAAAGTGGCAAAGTTGGTATTGCCCATCGGGATGACGACGTCGGGTGTCTTGCAGGTACCCTTGGCCACAGTGCCCGTAGCGGTGCCGCTGTATACACTTTTGGTAGAGTAGCGATTGGACTGAGATTCAAATTCGACTATAAGACTAACTGCCTGTATCAATCTTAATGCTCCAACAGTGATCGGCCCGGTTTTGACAAATTCCGTGGAGAAATTCCATTGCCAAGTACGGCCGGTACTAGTCCCCGGCATGAAACATCTGAAGGTATAGCTGGAATTTTCGATATATTGATTGGATGGAATGCTACAGCCGTCATCAGAACTTGTATTCGTAGTCACCTTGTAGCGCACCCCTAGGCCCGCCAAATTGGTCGGATAGACATTGGTATAGCCGTCGACGGGATGAACAGTGATGCCCAAGGTGAAAATGACGTTTCGATCCCCCCCACCATAACTATATTCACCGTAACACCGTATTGCGTATGCGGCACCTGATGGAGCTTTCTCGGATATCACGATTGAACCGATAGGGGCATTTGTATCAATACGTACCGTCCCTATCTCTGCGACATAATCCCCACCTCCGTGAGGGTAGGAGCAAGTGGCCGCAAAAACCGATCCTGAACAAAAAACAAGAACGCAGAGCAGACACCATTTAACAAAATGGCGCATGCCGATGCCTTGCGGCAAGGTCTTAGGCAGGCCGGCTGATGTCGCTGTGTCCGCGACGGCTGAGCCAAGCTGAACTGAGCTGCGATACGGCGCAGCCGGATACAAAGTGAATTTCAACACAAGCGCCTCGTTGCAAATTTTAAAAAAGCTATTGTCTGCAACTTCAGCGCGGCGAGATATGGGAAAACTCTCAAACTGGTTTGCGCGGTTATCACGGTTACACGGTCACCAGTCGAGCAGGTTTGAATTTATACGAGATATCTTTCACTCCAGCATCGCATCCAACCCCGCCGTCAATTCCTTCAGGGGCGGCATCGCTTTGTCGGCGTGATCCTTTGCGCTTGCCAGCGCCCATCCGGCATCAACGCCCAGTCGCTTGGCGACGGCAGCCGGATAACTGGCGGTCTGGTCTTCATCGCTCTGGTCCCACACTTCTGCACGTGCGCGCCAGGCACCCAGGTGGACCCATCCGGCCATCCTGTCGAAAGGCGTGGCGGCCAGCGGCGCGGGGATGTCCTTGAGTACGCCGGACAGGGCTTCCGGGAAATTCCAGATCTTCGCCAGTTCGGCCGAGACGTCGGCAAAATGGAAGCCCAGCTTTTCATTTTCAAGTTCGGCGCGGCCGGCGTCGAGTACGTTGAGTTGCTTGTCCAGCAGGGCCACTTCGGCTGCCGCGACGGCATGCAGCTGCAATTGGCCGATGCCGTGCATCATGCCCAAGGTGAAGGCGGCGTCGCCGTTGTCGCCGCCCTGATGCGCCAGCCAGCGTGCGGTGCAGGCGGTGTAGAGGCTGTAGCGCCAGAACTGCTGCAGCTCCATGCCCTTGGTGTTCTTGAATGCCGCGACCATGCCGTTGCCGAGCACCAGGTTGCGCACCATCACGAAGCCGAGCATGCGCAGCGCATCGTCAACCGTGCCGACCGTGCGCGAGACGTGGAAGTAGGCGGAGTTGGCCAGGCGCAGCAGCTTGGCCGAGAGCGCCGGATCGCTCGCAATCAGGTGCGCGATCTCGGTCGCGGAGATGTCTTCGGAGTTGAAGCTTTCGATCAGTTGCTGGACGACCTTGGGGACGGTGGGCAGCTTGTTGGGCTGGTCGACGAGGCTCTTGAGTTCCATGCGTTGTTCCCTTGTGTCAATACTGGCTATCGATAGTAGCCCTGCGTGCAGCGGCGGTGCAGTTTTCATCAGTGTGTCTGCGGCAGATTTCATCCTCATGAAACAAAGCACGATCTATACTTCAATACGACGAATTGCGGTTTTATTGTCGCAGAGATCAGAGATTGTCATCACGTCTTTCTCGGTATGATGTTCGATAACGTTGTATATCTCATCACCCAGGAGCGGACTCATGGCCACGCGCAAGACCCCGGCAGCAACGCGAAAAGATGAAGCAGCGACGCCGCAAGCCGCCCCTGCATTGGGAATTCCTCAGCTCGGTGACGTCAATGCCTACCTGACCGACGCCATGCAGCGCACCTTCCTGTTCCTCGACACCTTGCTCGACCGCGGCAACAACTATCTGGAGCATCTGGATCAGGGCACGCCGCCGTTGCTGAAGTTCGAGCATGAGGTGGTGATGGACGGCCATGATCTGCCCAATCCCTGCAATTACGCCTTGCTGCGGCTGCAGCCGCCGGCCTCGATGCCGGTCAAGCCCGAGGCGCGCCCGGTCGTCGTGGTCGATCCGCGCGCCGGACACGGCCCCGGCATCGGCGGCTTCAAGTTCGATTCCGAAGTCGGCATGGCCATGCGCGCCGGCCATACCGTGTATTTCGTCACGTTCCGGCCCGAGCCGGAAGACGGCCAGACGCTGTTGACCGTGATGGATACCGAAGCCTTGTTTATCGAAGAAGTCATCAGGCGCCACCCGCAATGCCCGGCCAAGCCGGTGGTGATCGGCAACTGCCAGGCCGGCTGGGCGATGATGGCGCTGAACGCACGGCGGCCGGAATTGTTCGGCCCGCTCATGATCGTCGGCGCGCCGGTGTCCTACTGGGCCGGCAGTTCGACCCTCAACCCGATGCGGTACAGCGGTGCGCAGCTGGGCGGGTCCTGGCTGGCGTCGATGACCAGCGACCTTGGCGCGGACCGTTTCGACGGCGCCTATCTGGTGGAGAACTTCGAGAAGCTCAATCCCGCCAACACGCTGTGGAACAAGTACTACAACCTCTGGGCCGGCGTCGATACCGAGGCCGAGCGCTTCCTTGAGTTCGAGCGCTGGTGGGGCGGCTATTTCCGCATGACCGGCAGCGAGATCGAATCCATCGTCGAAAACCTGTTCGTCGGCAACAAACTGGCGCGCGGCGCGATGATGGCCGGCGACAAGGCCATCGACCTGCGCAACATCACGTCGCCGGTCGTGGTGTTCGCTTCCTGGGGCGACAACATCACGCCGCCGCCGCAGGCGCTCAATTGGATCATCGACACCTGGGGCGACGAGCGCGCGATTGCCGCGGCGGGCCGCACCATCATCTATGTGCTGCATGAAAGCGTGGGCCACCTCGGCATCTTCGTCGGCGGTTCGATTGCGCTCAAGGAACACGATCAGCTGGTGACCTCGCTGGACGTCATCGAAAGCCTGCCTGCCGGCCTGTACGAGATGAAGCTCGAAGCCAAGGCAGGAAAAGACGAACAACGCTGGGACCAGCTGGAGCCGGGCGACTACACCGTGCATTACCAGCACCGCACGATGGACGATATCCGCAAGCTCAATCCGGAAGGGCGCGAAGAAGAGGAAATGTTCTCTACCATCGCGCAATGGTCGGAATTCAACGCCAATCTCTACAAGACCTATGTGCGGCCGTGGGTGAAGATGAGCGCCACGCGCGACATCGCCAACACCATGGTCAAGCTGAACCCCTTGCGCATGCAGCGCCAACTGTTCTCGGACAGCTTCTTCATGGCGCCGTTTATCCGCCAGAAGGCAGCTGAAGCGCGCGCGCAGCGGGCCGCGGTCGCCGACGACCATCCGCTGAAGCAGTTTGAAAAAAAGATGGCGCAGCAGATCACCGACGAGCTCAACCTGTACCGCGACCGTCGCGACGAGCGCACCGTCAGGATGACGCGCCAGATGTTCGGTCCCAAGGGGCTGGGTGCATGGCTCAAGCCGCACGAACCCGATGCCGTCGTCGCACACGAGCGCGCGCTGCGCGAGCTCGACGTCTATCGTGAAAAGGCCCTGGCGCACATTGCCGAAGGCGGTTTTGCCGAAGCGGTGTGCCGCATCGTGGTGGCGGGGATGATTTCTATCGGCGCCTTCGAGCGGCGTAGCCTGCGACTGGCGCGGTTGCTGGCGCAATTGCCGATGCATGCGAGCGTTTCGCCCAAAACCAACTGGGTGCAATTGCTGAAGGACCAGGCGCGGCTGACGGCCGTGGCGCCGGTGGAGGCGCTGAACGCGCTGGAGCAGCTGCTGCCCGATACGGCTACGCGCGAGCGTGCGCTGGCGGTTTCGGCGGCGGTGATGATGATCGAGCCGACGCTGGCCAATCCACGCTCCGAGATCATCGAGTTCCTGATCGGCACCCTGGGCGTCGATCCGCAACGCGTGATCGGTTTGGCGCGCAAGTTGACGGATGCGCTGGAGAAGCCGGAGGCCAAGCCGGTGGCGGCCAGGAAGCCGATTGCCAGGAAAGCGGCGGCAAAGCCTGTGGCAGCAAAGCCCGCAACCAAAGTAAAAAAAGCTGCCGCCAAGCCCAAAACAGCCAAGGGCAAGGCGACAGCAAAGGCGGCTTAGAGCCTTCGAAAATTTCTAAGCCGCTTCCACAACTGCTCTTTCCACGACTGCCCTTAACGGTGCGCTGGTCGGACGGCCCTTGAAGTCCGTCCAGCACAAGCGGTCGAAGTCATACAATTTGCAGCGCCGTGCGGTATCGAAATACCAGCGCCACGAAAATTTCTGGATCACGATGCGGCCGGGCAGCATCGTCTCCAGCAGCTTTTGCGCCTTCTTCAGGCGATACAGCGGCACGCTCATGTCGACGTGATGGGCGGTGTGTTCCATGATGTGGTGCAGCGCCGCGCCGATGCCGTGACGGAAGGTCAGGTGCACCGTGGTCGAGACGAACGGCTGCGCCGCCGACCATTCCGACTTGTCCTGGTACCAGGCCACGCCGACGTGGGTGTGATGCACGTAGACCACGAAGCCGATCATCGCCTTCCAGAACAGCACCGGCACCACGAACGCCGTCAGCAGCAGCGTCCAGAACGATTGCCCGCCGGCCTGTGCGGCCCATGCCAGTCCGCCGATCCAGAGTGCGGCGGCGACGCTGACCAGCACACCGTCCCAGATGAACTCCGCGCGGCGCGTCGGCATTTGCTTGCGCGACGGGAAGTACATCTTCTTCCACCACATGTCCACCATGTAATACAGCCATGGCGCCCAGCCGCTGCGGTACAGGCGCTCGAGCTTCTGGCGCCAGCGCGGCAGCGCCCGGAACTCCTGCAGCGAATGCGGCTGCCAGACGAAGTCGAAGCCTTTCAGGTTGGTATAGCCGTGATGCACCACGTTATGCCCGACCGCCCACAGGCTGTAAGGCGTCAGCGACGGCATGAACACCAGCCGGCCGAGCCAGGTGTTGAGGCGGCGGTTGGCGGTGAAACTCTGGT is a window of Herbaspirillum hiltneri N3 DNA encoding:
- a CDS encoding fatty acid desaturase translates to MPHRKVIRSWLAPIVARSTPLAMALVVLDLVLFGLALAATIAAGNIVAKVLLGMLTGFIIGRLFILGHDACHQSFTANRRLNTWLGRLVFMPSLTPYSLWAVGHNVVHHGYTNLKGFDFVWQPHSLQEFRALPRWRQKLERLYRSGWAPWLYYMVDMWWKKMYFPSRKQMPTRRAEFIWDGVLVSVAAALWIGGLAWAAQAGGQSFWTLLLTAFVVPVLFWKAMIGFVVYVHHTHVGVAWYQDKSEWSAAQPFVSTTVHLTFRHGIGAALHHIMEHTAHHVDMSVPLYRLKKAQKLLETMLPGRIVIQKFSWRWYFDTARRCKLYDFDRLCWTDFKGRPTSAPLRAVVERAVVEAA
- a CDS encoding response regulator; this translates as MQGLQQSDILLVDDSSEVAELARFAILRMKLTEKWTWFNDPEKASDFLFRHEYTARRDLHPFLILLDLNMPRLSGHDLLRMLKGNKATSHIPVVMFSTSTDREDINKSYELGANGYLHKATDADQMMDTVVDAVSYWTTRNLPAR
- a CDS encoding HDOD domain-containing protein; its protein translation is MELKSLVDQPNKLPTVPKVVQQLIESFNSEDISATEIAHLIASDPALSAKLLRLANSAYFHVSRTVGTVDDALRMLGFVMVRNLVLGNGMVAAFKNTKGMELQQFWRYSLYTACTARWLAHQGGDNGDAAFTLGMMHGIGQLQLHAVAAAEVALLDKQLNVLDAGRAELENEKLGFHFADVSAELAKIWNFPEALSGVLKDIPAPLAATPFDRMAGWVHLGAWRARAEVWDQSDEDQTASYPAAVAKRLGVDAGWALASAKDHADKAMPPLKELTAGLDAMLE
- a CDS encoding PepSY-associated TM helix domain-containing protein, producing the protein MRAVLVLLHRWFGLGVAVFLFISGATGAIISWDHELDAALNPTLFHANSANSANSGGVAGTPKPGLELANIVEAREPKLRVTYVMNESEPGHTSNMMIEPRLDPATGKPYELGYNQIAVDPVTAEIQGKRMWGAISLSRENLLPFLYKLHYTMHLPEVGGIELGIWLMGIIGIVWALDCFIALWLSFPNPKSWRKSFAFRWKEGGHKLNFDLHRSGGVWVWGLLLILAVTSVSMNLNNQVMTPIIKVFSTVTPTAFDTRTPVAPDKVAEPRMSREQVTRLAIEEGKRRGFEAPAGGVFYSSMFGLYGVGFFEAGNDHGDVGLGNAWLYFDAATGAPAGTRIPGTGSAGDLFIQAQFPLHSGRILGLPGRIFISFMGALVAMLSVTGVVIWMRKRKARVVQKRKVWEQSGSASPQPGGRESASLP
- a CDS encoding DUF3141 domain-containing protein encodes the protein MATRKTPAATRKDEAATPQAAPALGIPQLGDVNAYLTDAMQRTFLFLDTLLDRGNNYLEHLDQGTPPLLKFEHEVVMDGHDLPNPCNYALLRLQPPASMPVKPEARPVVVVDPRAGHGPGIGGFKFDSEVGMAMRAGHTVYFVTFRPEPEDGQTLLTVMDTEALFIEEVIRRHPQCPAKPVVIGNCQAGWAMMALNARRPELFGPLMIVGAPVSYWAGSSTLNPMRYSGAQLGGSWLASMTSDLGADRFDGAYLVENFEKLNPANTLWNKYYNLWAGVDTEAERFLEFERWWGGYFRMTGSEIESIVENLFVGNKLARGAMMAGDKAIDLRNITSPVVVFASWGDNITPPPQALNWIIDTWGDERAIAAAGRTIIYVLHESVGHLGIFVGGSIALKEHDQLVTSLDVIESLPAGLYEMKLEAKAGKDEQRWDQLEPGDYTVHYQHRTMDDIRKLNPEGREEEEMFSTIAQWSEFNANLYKTYVRPWVKMSATRDIANTMVKLNPLRMQRQLFSDSFFMAPFIRQKAAEARAQRAAVADDHPLKQFEKKMAQQITDELNLYRDRRDERTVRMTRQMFGPKGLGAWLKPHEPDAVVAHERALRELDVYREKALAHIAEGGFAEAVCRIVVAGMISIGAFERRSLRLARLLAQLPMHASVSPKTNWVQLLKDQARLTAVAPVEALNALEQLLPDTATRERALAVSAAVMMIEPTLANPRSEIIEFLIGTLGVDPQRVIGLARKLTDALEKPEAKPVAARKPIARKAAAKPVAAKPATKVKKAAAKPKTAKGKATAKAA
- a CDS encoding fimbrial protein, with the translated sequence MKFTLYPAAPYRSSVQLGSAVADTATSAGLPKTLPQGIGMRHFVKWCLLCVLVFCSGSVFAATCSYPHGGGDYVAEIGTVRIDTNAPIGSIVISEKAPSGAAYAIRCYGEYSYGGGDRNVIFTLGITVHPVDGYTNVYPTNLAGLGVRYKVTTNTSSDDGCSIPSNQYIENSSYTFRCFMPGTSTGRTWQWNFSTEFVKTGPITVGALRLIQAVSLIVEFESQSNRYSTKSVYSGTATGTVAKGTCKTPDVVIPMGNTNFATFNRTGAVNDRWNNATLNVNDCPVGLTQVTIKFNTPLAGWLDQANSVFNLNNPSDPTTAKGIGIQMSFGDNNTPVAYNTAQTLSGYSTVRNDGDSFSVPIGARYVKPASTTRLVAGQANGAVVFVMSYE